Below is a genomic region from Carassius auratus strain Wakin unplaced genomic scaffold, ASM336829v1 scaf_tig00035765, whole genome shotgun sequence.
GCATATGCTTTTTAGAGCAACAATGATGTGATTTCTCCTGAAGAATTGGCATGTTGCccaccaaaataatttttaatctagatttgatCTTGTCTTCCAGAGAAGAATCCTGCCTAAGCCCACAAGGAAAAGCCGCACAAAAAACAAGCAGAAGCGCCCCAGGAGGTAAATGTCGTCTTGTTGCATTTTGGAAGCTGTATTTTCGGAGTCAGGGTTAGTAGTGCTTGCTTTTTTCAGTGTGATTGTGCCTACCATAGCAATGTTATGCTGATTGGCCTGTTAGCATATAGAAAACCAACGTGGACATCCTGTGAGATGGCTCTCATGTGGCTCTGTCCGTGTGGCGTAAGGGAGCGCAGCACTTTGGTGCCGTGACGTACAGTCCCGTTCCACGACGTTGGATAGCAAGCTTGTCCCCGGCCTCTGGCTGGTGAGGACAGCGTCCTGTATATTCCTACATCTTCCCAGAGCCCTTTGGGCCATTACTGGGGAGGTAAACCATGCAGTGCACAGCCAAAACTGTTCTATTTAAGATGCTTAATTTTTGGGTCAGATGAACTTCTGTTTAGTGGCAAAATTAACCCACTTGATCGGTTTTCCCTTTCAGCCGAACTCTGACTAACGTCCACGATGCTATCCTTGAGGACCTGGTCTTCCCCAGCGAGATTGTTGGCAAAAGGATTCGCGTGAAACTGGACAGCAGCAGGCTCATCAAGGTCCATCTCGACAAGGCACAGCAAAACAATGTTGAACACAAAGTGAGTACCACCCTCTTAggataaaatgacaaattaaaattaattataaaaatcacCCAACGTGGACATCCTGTGAGATGGCTCTCATGTGGCTCTGTCCGTGTGGCGTAAGGGAGCGCAGCACTTTGGTGCCATGACGTACAGTCCCGTTCCACGACGTTGGATAGCAAGCTTGTCCCCGGCCTCTGGCTGGTGTGGACAGCGTCCTGTATATTCCTACATCTTCCCAGAGCCCTTTGGGCCATTACTGGGGAGGTAAACCATGCAGTGCATATTATTAATTGTCAGATTGGGGCTacgatttattgttattttttttggctGTATTACAAGGCAATCATAATTTTATGTGCAAtcgaaacttttttttattccttttattttaacaattttttccGTTTGAAAACTAAATTAGTATGCATTACTTgtgttttgatgtttaaattttaGGAGTTAGTCACAGTTGCCTAATAAGTTTTTAACCAGATTTTTGAAAACTGGACATTTAAGTAACCAAGGTAATTTGGGTTTTGTTTCAGGTTGAGACCTTCTCTGGTGTCTATAAGAAGCTCACAGGCAAGGATGTGATATTTGAATTCCCAGAGTTCCAACTGTAAAGCGCAGATGACAAAATAAATTTGTTTACTGTCATGTTCCCAAGTCTGCTTTTCATTCTTTTATGAAGTCATTGAGTGACTTCTCACTAACATGCTTGTTAATTAATGTATTACATCAGAAAAAGACATGTTCTGAAAATGTATGAGGTCATAGCAATCCTTTACTCTTGTTTGTGCATAATTACTGTGCAGCAGATTAAGTGTGAAAGAATGCAAGTTATAGAAGATTGATGTTTTGACCCTGTCATTCTAGAAGCCAAAATCATGAGTAAACTATTTTAAAGTGTTCAAACTAATTTCTGTTCTGATCATGACTCCCAGAAGATATGGTTTAAGATGTGATCTAAACCAGGCTATCCAGCAGCCAAGATTGTGGCTATATTAAGACCATATTAATTGCCAGAAATCATATGCAGATGGTATGTTGGTCAATGCCCTGtgctttcaaattaaaatgaattaaaaaaaaaaaaagttaaaacttaatttgctgatttaaatgttttaacctttttattcattttaattcgaaagcatttaatagtttaataattcgAAAGCAAATTAACTGTGTTTTCCTCTTAACAGTCCAGCGGGTCAATAAAAATGGccttattttatagaaattattcCTGATGTAAATTTGTAAGCCAACGAGGATTTTTTTTCTAGGGTCCTGTGCAATATATTTCATAAACGACATTCAAAAACTACATGAAACGATACCAACTACTACTCCTTATGGTAGTTGTATTCCTGGGctcgtattcataaagattctaagaatcctctcagaaaactcttaatttagcttgaAAACTTTTacgaccttaagacctcttttaagcgTTAAGattatttctgattttttttcttcactaggattttttctttaattttaagagtaaacgcccacaattctaagaattttcttagaattttgtcgcTAGGAGCtcctttttgcattaagattctttatgtattcacaaaacatcttcgGGCTAAAAGTAGCTAATAGCTTGCCTATTTAAGAGAAACTAAAAAATAATGGGCCTGTTATTACTAAATTTAGGACCCctaaatgtttgcttttttttagtGCTAAAACTAGCTCCTAAACCTGTGAAAGGTTAGGGGTAGTGAAGAGGACTCCTAAGTCACTAAGACCAAGTCACAAACTATCCTAAAATGGCGGTTGCCGGAAATCTGCCTCtgaatgtaaacattttagaaacatttgatgATCATGACTTTTCCGAAAGGATCACCTTTGGTTTTGGGGGTTACCTCAACTCTGTACTTcaatttgttttcattaaccaGTTGGCAAGAAGTAACGTGCTTGTGtccagtttgtttattttttctttttacatttgaatgtattactatcagccatgattattcttctctgttaattaaaatgctgtttatatGCATTTCCGCTAATTGGTTTGAGGAGCATACATGCAAGATGCTGACAGTAAGCTGCACATATACTTGTTTAATTAAGTGACACTTATCCTGCATTTTTTTAATCTGGCaactaacatttaatttattttttttaaacctttatttgaaAACGCAAACATAATATTGTGCTCtacaatattttcattaataaatctaTTCTGATagagactatcagccaatcactgtgtgcatagttagTACGCATGCTGACATCATACATAGCAACGAGGTCAACCCCGCCCTTACTCTTAGTTTTACGCTTCTCTCTATTTCTTAGTAAAAGTTAATCTCAGCAGCTTTGTGGATAGGTTTTAAGAGAACAATCTTGATAAAAACTGTTACTATTTTTTAGGAGAACTCATAGTGGAAAGATAAAATGTTTCGTGAACACGGGCCCTGATTTAGcaacttgtttaaaatgttgcaGAATTTGTTCGATACAAAATCGATGATTATACTGCGTAATTTCCTTTAACTGTTACTGCAAACGTCCCACGATTATGTTTGAAGATTACACTCAGTGCATGTATGCATGGTGCATGGACTTCGCtctgtttaagagtttgtttttgAGTACCAGTTAAATATTGTAGTTAGTCGACCTATTTTATCGCGGAGAGTTATCAATTCTCTCTACAATTTTCTGGATTCTTGTCATATTAAACGAAAGCTAAATTTAAGTGGTATAGCATTTACAATCTAATCACACCAAACATGGCAAATCGACCAGTGCAGAAGGAGACCAGCAGTCAGCCACACTTCCTACAGTTCAACAACCTCGCATGCGAAACAGCTGGAGGAAAGGTGAAAAAATGGAGCATTTGAAATAATATCTTATCACTTTATATATTCCTATATTCATAGATTGCGTTTGATCATTTAAATTGATTAACAAACTACTAACATTGTCATTAAAGGTGGTTTTTGCCACGGATGAGTGGTTTGCCCCTGCTAGAAATCTTTTAAAGGTAAAGTCCTTCTTGTGTTTACATTTTGtggtattattttgtattaattatgaTGATGATCTGAAACTTTTAAGAGAGACCCTCCAGAATTCATAGCCTCGGCGTTTACTGAATACggaaaatggatggatggctggGAAACCAGGAGGAAAAGAATTCCAGGTATTAGTCCAACTGCACAAATCAAAGCGAGTTCACTGTAAAACTGGGAAATGGggctctctgtgtgtttctcattTCTCTCTAATGAGCTCTAGTTCCATTGAGCCTGGATGATTTAGAGCAGAATAGCTGCAGGCTACTTCCTCCTCTCATCCATCCAGTCTCTCTGATGATCTGAAATGAACGGATGAGAGAAAGATGTACTGCAATACTGAGACGCTTCCACATCTGATCAGGCTTTCAGGGCATGTTTTGTAATCTCAAAGAGTGCTCTGTCTGTACTTACAACAGATTTCAGTGATCTCATGAAAGATGCATGTGTCTCTCATCTTGTGTTAAAGGTCACGACTGGTGCATCATTCAGTTAGGAGTTCCAGGAATTATTCATGGCTTTGATGTGGACACATCTTTCTTCACGGGGAACTATGCGCCATACACCTCCATTCAAGCTGCGTGTCTTGGTGGGTATCTATGGCTGTAGCCTTTAAGAACCAAAGTATAAGGTtaccttcattatatctaatgatATGTCACATTTAAATCAGATCAGATGCCGTCATTCACTCTTGAAGGAGATCGTACAGGCATGGCAGCTTCCCCAAGCCAGTTCGAAGCTGTAGCACAGGTGTAAACCATCCTCTGGTGCActagatattttttatatacataatccAGTCTGTATTTCTGAGGGAACTCATTCTGAATTTATGTTGCCCAGCTTAACTCAGACAGCTGGGAGGAGCTTGTCCCGATGACAAAGCTGAGGCCGGGGTACTCTGAATCATGCCACAACTACCTGAACGTCACCTACCCACATAGAGTTACCCATATCCGCCTTAACATATATCCAGGTAATACACCATGAATCATtcagtgcaataaaaaaaaaaagacaaaacagagaatgtgatcattcataataataataaaaaacggcCCGGGGAGAGATGCTACAGCGGAGCAGTGTCTTAGAGAgccatttgttttgtaaaatgaaaacaaatgaagggttgtaaaatgctaataaaatattaacactttATTTATAAACCATCTAAACACTGGTGTACTATatgtagttaattttttttatgttgtaatttatttacttacttttctTAGCGGATGATTTCTTGCCTGAAGTGCTTACAAGAATCTTTTGATAAATTGTTGAAACAATTGTAGCTTTGACTTAAagttgaagtgtgtaatttctgtgccactaTCCACCAATCCTCTCCTGCCACTGGTTCGTCAGACAGTTATTCCTGGCCTACATCAACACTATAGAGTAAAACACACCCTTACACCAACCTTGGTTCCGGAATAATTTTTCAcataggaataaaaaaaaaaaatcaagtctttGTTTAATTGTTATAAGCCATGAAGTCTTTGTTAAAGTGTTATAAGCCATGAATCAATCCAGTAAGTTATGATGTGAATCACAGCATTACACATTTTGATTTGCAacaaaaaagtaaagaaatgtttgtttgcttttttttttttaaagatgatctCTTTTAAGatgatttgatatatttatatatatatatatatatacacacacacacacacacacacacacacaatcaaactACTGTTGCCTACCTAGTTGTCTGAGCatgttaaaataagtgttttaactTAGAAACAATGGAAACGAgtgttttaacataaaaaaaacgaCACCTTAGCTTTGAATATTTTATTGATGTTTGGCAGATGGCGGCATTGCGAGGCTGAAAGTTTATGGCATTGGGAAGAAGGACTGGTCCACTGTGTCTAGTCAAGACCTAGTGGATCTTGTTGCCCTGGTCAATGGGGGTGTATGCGTAGGCTACAGCGATGCCCACTTTGGTCACCCATGCAATATGATTGGTGAGAGATTTTTTGTAATGACAAGTTGAAAAATATCTTTTAGAGGTACAATGGCTTTTTTTGTTCAGTTGTGCCAAGAGAAGCATCTAAAATGCAGaccacttttacagactttttcaATCAGGCATATAAAAACTCTGTCTGGACTGTTTCCCAGACTTCATTTTTAATAACTTCCTGAGAGAATACTAAACATTGCTTCCCAACAAATAAGTTATGGTCAATTTAATGACTGTTTGGAGAAGATTATGGAATAACATGAGATATTTCTAGATCTGGCTCAGTACTTTGTGATTGTCTGAATGTGTGTTTCTCTGTAGGTCTAGGAAGGGCTGACAGCATGGGTGATGGGTGGGAGACAGCCAGACGCCTGGATCGGCCCAAAGTTTTAAAGGTAAAAGCCTTCTTTTCAGTTCAGGAAACATCACAAATATCTGTAATATTCCACACTGATCCCATATACTGGTTTTCAGGTGGATGAGAAAGGCATATTACAGGTGCCAGGATTTGAGTGGGCTATTCTCAGACTAGGACATCCTGGCATCATAAGCAAAATTGAAGTAGACACCAACCATTTTAAaggtacaaaaaatgttgaatatttatttccattttgtagcattttgtgtataaatgttttacatttaaaacaacagtgtCTGCATGGAAGCCTCGAAGCAGCAAATAAAAAATTAGCTTcagataaagtttaaaataagaaataaagtcaccgaaacacacaaaattacaccATGAGATATATAGTCATTGTGAGACATatgatactttttaaaaatttagGGTTCAGCAAGATTTATTCAGCATGAGACTTTTTAATCAACCATTTTCCTTAGGAAATTTCCCAGACTCCTGCAAGATTGAAACCTGCTGTTTGACCCCAGATGAGGAGAACAACTTGATTCGTAACCATTGGCGCTCTGACAAAACCCCCAAGTGGAGAATTCTTCTTCCTCCTCAAAAAGTATGACTTGCTCATCCGATAATTTCATCTTTATTCCTTTTTGTTCTATGTAAATGTGATCACAATCTTCCTTATCTAGCTGAAGGCACACCACAGGCATTTGTTTTCTGGGGAGTCAGTGGTGCAGTGTGGGCCTGTGACTCATGTGCGTCTGGTCATAGCTCCCGACGGGGGGGTCAGCAGACTCAGACTCTGGGGTCGACCGGTGTCCAACAACATGACTCGCCCTCAGCAAATCTCCAAACTGTAATGCCATCATGTACTTTCAGCAGACAGTTACAGAAGAATGAAGGTCATCTGTtgtgatttaaaatatgaatacaataatgtaaaaaacagCATTGAAGACATACTATATACAATACAATACCTAATAACCTTAGCTATGGTACAGTATTCAAAAGAATTATGTTCAAGGgcaatgtttcagaaaacaccaATCAAATACTCTCAAAATAGCTAATAAAATGAACCTTcacttaatttgtttgtattgtaTATTGCCAAGTCTGATACTTTAGATATACAAAATAGCTTTGAAAATGCATATTATGCATATAATACATATTGTGTGTATCTATCAGTGTTGATATGAATGTTTGCCTGGatcaatgttaatttaatttaatttaattaaaacagtaatgTGAGCAGATGCAGACAGTCTCAACgtgatggacaaaataaaagacactgCACAGACTGTACAGTCGCATTGAAAATAACAGGATAATTGTTTTCACACACATTTGAAAAGTTCTGCTTGCATGCGTCATAGAAAAATCCCCTCTCAAACATAATTGTAATACTATAATAATTACTgttgttatactgtatatatatatatatatatatattgccttgCAAAAGTATTCATACTCCTTCGTTTATTACACATTttgttaaactgttttaaattactttttaaatttataaaaagtaaaaaacgaAAATAAGTagatcaaggcatcaagagccacacacacacacacacacacacgtgtcaaggaatttgctgaaccaaagacaacaacagagacatcttacctgggctaaggagaagaagaactggactgttgctcagtggtccaaagtcctcttttcatatgagagcaagttttatatttcatttggaaaccgaggtcctagagtctggaggaaggatggataagctcatagcccaagctgtgttgcctgaagtccagtgttgagttaccacagtctgtgatgatttggggtacaatgtcatcttctggtgttggtccattgtgttttttgaaaaccaaagtcactgcacccgtttaccaagaaatgttggagcacttcatgcttccttgcAGAatagctgaaggccactgtcaaagaaatctgggcttccagaccacctcagcagtgccacaaactgatcacctccatgccacgatGAATTGGGGCagcaattaaagcaaaaggagcccctaccaaaaATTGACTACACGTACCGTAAAAGAACATACTTTCcactttttttattggtcttatgaagtattataATTGGTTGAGAatatgaattggtgggtttttgttaaatgtgagccaaaatcatcacaattaaaagaaccaaagacttaaactactgcagtctgtgtgcactgaattaatttaatacacaagtttcacaatttgagttgaattactgaaataaatgcacTTCTCCACAACACTCTTAATTTATTGAGACTCACCTGTATGAATGCTTCTGAGCTAAATTCAACTGTCCCAGATAATGGTTTGAATTCTTATCCAATGgattcatttaagttttttatttttaataaatttacaaagatgttgaaaaaaagatgtttttttgCTTTGCCATGGCATATGGAGTCTAGAATGATGTgggaaaaagtaatttaaagcaattTAACTTAAGGCAGCtccataacatgaaaaaaattaaggCATATGGATTCTTGTGCAAGGAACAGTGTACaggtgtaaattatatatataatttttattattatttttagaatgtttaatGCTGTAAACGTTATATTACAAAAGGGGtgaatattttgattaaaaatatcaatatcaaaaatATCCTGCTGTGTGTGTCCCTCTTTGATGAGcagtattttctaaaatattttgctGAAATTTTTCTGATATAGGAACATGCATCAACAGgtctttgattttaaaaaatatgtctgAGTCAAGAAATGAATTGGAGCTTATCTCTGTTTACATGAAAAGTTGCAGTTGACATATACTTTTGACGTTTCTTCCAATACGTGCTTATCCCTCGGAACAGTTGTGAAAAAAGAAAGTGGGATTTTGACATTCAATCACATGTTTCAAACTTGTTGGCATTTACTCTGTGCAATTGCATAGATAGCTTCTGCAGATGCAGTGATTTTCCAGTGagtggtttttttttcttccaatcaTTTTGTCATGTTTCTCCACAGATTAAGGCAGTGGCTCAAAGCAGGACAAATTGTGTCGGCATGGTGGAGAAAAATTCTGCTAGGAGCCCTAGCCATATAAAATACAGTCAGTGGGCCTCATTCATGGAGAAGAAATCTCAATGTAGATTGTTCATGAAACCATTTCAGTGCAAATTGTtgcattaaatggttttaaagaatgtttttttgaGCTGTTCAAATTCtgtttgtgtttcatgaatgaggcatTTAACTGAATCTGATTAAGAATGAGAGACGTcactattttttaaaatgataaaaatgacatTAACTAAGATTTCAGCATCGAATGACATATCCAAAACAAAATAAGCAGAATTTAAAACCGCAAAAATGAATATGCATATTGTGCTCATATAGTTCTAGATGTCCTT
It encodes:
- the LOC113082128 gene encoding allantoicase, with amino-acid sequence MANRPVQKETSSQPHFLQFNNLACETAGGKVVFATDEWFAPARNLLKRDPPEFIASAFTEYGKWMDGWETRRKRIPGHDWCIIQLGVPGIIHGFDVDTSFFTGNYAPYTSIQAACLDQMPSFTLEGDRTGMAASPSQFEAVAQLNSDSWEELVPMTKLRPGYSESCHNYLNVTYPHRVTHIRLNIYPDGGIARLKVYGIGKKDWSTVSSQDLVDLVALVNGGVCVGYSDAHFGHPCNMIGLGRADSMGDGWETARRLDRPKVLKVDEKGILQVPGFEWAILRLGHPGIISKIEVDTNHFKGNFPDSCKIETCCLTPDEENNLIRNHWRSDKTPKWRILLPPQKLKAHHRHLFSGESVVQCGPVTHVRLVIAPDGGVSRLRLWGRPVSNNMTRPQQISKL